One Thermosipho atlanticus DSM 15807 DNA window includes the following coding sequences:
- a CDS encoding protein-export chaperone SecB, giving the protein MMKAQKSDIEFLDYKITKFEYVNLLQSKEENIKYEVRVNPQIGKIVKDDEHGKYFVRLDLALQINGKKGRTILTKIRCSITGLFAGSTKLNEKDFLSLCATSGFANLIMITRSVIISFTSQSGNIPVIMPLINLLKTYEQNSQKKE; this is encoded by the coding sequence ATGATGAAAGCTCAAAAAAGCGACATAGAATTTTTAGATTATAAAATTACAAAATTTGAATATGTAAACTTATTACAATCTAAAGAAGAAAATATAAAATATGAAGTAAGAGTTAATCCTCAAATTGGAAAAATTGTTAAAGATGATGAACATGGTAAATATTTTGTTCGGTTAGACTTGGCTTTACAAATAAATGGAAAAAAAGGAAGAACAATCCTTACAAAAATTAGATGTTCTATTACGGGGCTTTTTGCGGGTTCTACAAAATTAAATGAAAAGGATTTTTTGAGTCTTTGTGCCACAAGTGGCTTTGCAAATTTGATAATGATAACAAGAAGTGTAATAATTTCTTTTACTTCTCAAAGTGGTAACATACCTGTCATCATGCCTTTGATAAATCTTTTAAAAACCTATGAGCAAAATTCTCAAAAAAAGGAATGA
- a CDS encoding P-loop NTPase family protein, translating into MVKKRGYEGDYNYKVFVFDVWAELGHKFRQAFLLKFLDWGWNEFKEKGVFQNSEDCKVSYEGKRLEILGKKRELERTVKPNKESAVIHLFIIILMLTIVPSLISVFLGYLSLGFLRSLSLLSIYSFPLTIILTYYLRGLKEVQSHNQRILKIWFTLYFIWLGSSIVYLNFSGIFRNENILGIMLKIILVGAFIIYFTTPFLVFVKTLKEDEGITSIVSMYSGLLIGKFKELEETRTLDNNSLDFKREFLSILECIRKVYDGKIIIVIDNVDRIPENKVDEVFATLKPFMVSDEVEEKPQEEKNVFYIIPFDPDGIRIGKDKGGYDYFNKLFKKEFYVPEPIYGSWQSYFEKIQKKLGLDIPSYIFEISIHIAIDFKNYVNYANNSEKTDLNINNDEENNEKEIKEFHFKIDTKFVPPTPREIKKFLNNLITIIPPTINLKSLNTPQKNSELFSYTLFSALKTYGILNSSDEVEKFFIEKFKDDKSIFELYLLEKGYTTYSFIDFEELVYRIYALYHNTNYENAFRVLNLPKLEKIFSEPFYDEQFKEIVSDVPDSFKENFKSAIESLINRIIDKIYSNEPQIILSHGKYLKDLKEIFPDLYEKVKESFFEILINKLEEPESFVFLVDDKIFSKFDKQLINKKYVLESIMFIQKESNINLINTILKFSEFKGEIVTGLIKGLENESFTPEILNSLEENVFNPENDAKHVNKILEFIGEFFKERKLKHKEQLEQLIKTMNLTKTMIEESLKLYETNIGSAEKEDKYAQLLNFLKGIGLIVNYLIELEEEQYIISLILSKFSSIFQQNLRTYNTVNSSVLYEYIKFILTYYVYFYSKENERTNNIIRNLVQDSINLFNSIPQNQEKIKIASLLALFLLVFDKTSELQAINNVFNLAVPNFIVDNMKEYSPEIDNICKTENISDVYKKISSKLGISSIKNLYETIYEYLLETEETNLCWILKFYSFLIECGISKENIEKVIKKLYTPSLISSCDIRLEDANIKLWCYLFELSNRDKTIFEKFENELNSKPEFYETTLFTNSFFYECCVKNRIELNKGLHKYIFNGLINNLEKFKNIRIITDFLLIQNDLFLKPFLETFKYYITRKARETEDNRGVAEEINSIFEKFNEFSHKLKQQRPKIFKEVFKKPSEQDFVEALEGLAPELPKAIKEFVKLL; encoded by the coding sequence ATGGTTAAAAAAAGAGGCTATGAAGGAGATTATAATTATAAAGTATTTGTATTTGATGTATGGGCAGAACTTGGACATAAATTCAGACAGGCTTTTCTCTTAAAATTCTTAGATTGGGGTTGGAATGAGTTTAAGGAAAAAGGTGTTTTTCAAAATAGTGAAGATTGTAAAGTGAGTTATGAAGGAAAAAGACTTGAAATTTTGGGAAAGAAACGAGAACTTGAAAGGACAGTTAAACCAAATAAAGAGAGTGCAGTGATTCATTTGTTTATTATAATTTTAATGCTAACCATTGTACCAAGTCTTATAAGTGTATTTCTAGGTTATTTATCATTAGGGTTTCTAAGAAGTTTAAGCTTACTTTCAATATATTCATTTCCATTAACAATTATTCTTACTTATTATCTTAGAGGGCTGAAAGAAGTACAAAGTCATAACCAGCGTATTTTGAAAATATGGTTTACTCTATATTTTATTTGGTTGGGTAGTTCTATAGTGTATTTAAATTTTAGTGGAATATTTAGAAATGAAAATATATTAGGAATAATGTTAAAAATAATATTAGTGGGAGCGTTTATTATTTATTTTACTACCCCATTTTTGGTGTTTGTAAAAACCTTAAAAGAGGATGAAGGAATCACTTCAATTGTGTCTATGTATAGTGGACTTTTAATTGGTAAATTTAAAGAACTCGAAGAAACGAGAACTTTGGATAATAATTCTTTGGATTTCAAAAGAGAATTTTTGAGCATATTAGAGTGTATAAGAAAAGTATATGATGGAAAAATTATTATTGTGATTGATAATGTTGACAGAATTCCAGAAAATAAAGTAGATGAAGTTTTTGCAACTTTGAAACCTTTTATGGTTTCAGATGAAGTTGAGGAAAAACCTCAAGAGGAAAAAAATGTATTTTACATAATACCGTTTGATCCAGATGGAATTAGAATAGGAAAGGACAAAGGAGGGTATGATTACTTTAACAAACTATTTAAAAAGGAATTTTATGTTCCTGAACCAATTTATGGCAGTTGGCAAAGTTATTTTGAAAAAATCCAAAAAAAATTGGGGCTTGATATCCCGTCTTATATTTTTGAAATATCTATTCACATTGCGATTGATTTCAAAAACTATGTCAATTATGCTAATAATAGTGAAAAAACAGATTTGAATATAAATAATGACGAAGAGAATAATGAAAAAGAAATAAAAGAATTTCATTTTAAAATTGATACAAAATTTGTACCACCAACTCCTAGGGAAATTAAAAAATTTTTAAACAACCTTATCACAATTATACCACCAACTATTAATCTAAAATCTTTAAATACCCCTCAAAAAAATTCAGAGCTTTTCTCTTATACTTTGTTTTCTGCTCTAAAAACATATGGAATTTTAAACAGTTCAGATGAAGTAGAAAAATTTTTTATTGAAAAATTCAAAGATGACAAATCTATTTTTGAATTATATCTTTTGGAAAAAGGATATACTACATATAGTTTTATTGATTTTGAAGAACTTGTTTACAGGATTTATGCTTTGTATCACAATACAAATTATGAAAATGCTTTTCGTGTTTTAAATCTTCCAAAACTCGAAAAAATATTTTCTGAACCTTTCTATGATGAACAATTTAAAGAGATTGTTTCGGACGTTCCTGATTCTTTTAAAGAAAATTTTAAATCGGCAATTGAAAGCCTTATTAACAGGATTATAGATAAAATATATAGTAATGAACCACAAATTATACTTAGTCATGGAAAATACTTAAAAGATTTAAAGGAAATATTTCCAGATCTATATGAAAAAGTAAAAGAAAGCTTTTTTGAGATATTGATAAACAAATTAGAAGAACCAGAAAGTTTTGTTTTTTTAGTTGATGATAAGATTTTTAGTAAATTTGACAAGCAACTTATTAATAAGAAATATGTTTTGGAATCTATTATGTTTATTCAGAAGGAATCTAACATTAACTTAATAAACACTATTTTAAAGTTTTCAGAATTTAAGGGTGAAATTGTAACAGGATTAATAAAGGGATTAGAAAATGAATCATTTACTCCAGAAATTCTAAACAGTTTAGAGGAAAATGTATTTAATCCTGAAAACGATGCAAAACATGTTAATAAAATTCTGGAATTTATAGGAGAATTCTTTAAAGAGAGGAAGCTTAAACACAAAGAACAATTAGAACAATTGATAAAAACTATGAATCTAACTAAAACTATGATAGAAGAGTCTCTAAAATTGTATGAAACAAATATTGGTAGTGCAGAAAAGGAGGACAAGTATGCCCAACTACTTAACTTTTTAAAGGGGATTGGTTTAATAGTAAATTACCTTATAGAGCTGGAAGAAGAACAATATATAATAAGTCTTATTCTAAGTAAATTTTCTAGTATATTTCAACAAAATTTAAGAACATATAATACTGTTAATTCTTCTGTTTTGTATGAATATATTAAATTTATTCTGACCTATTATGTTTACTTTTATTCAAAAGAAAATGAGCGGACTAACAATATTATAAGGAATTTGGTTCAAGATTCTATTAATCTATTTAATTCAATTCCTCAAAATCAGGAGAAAATCAAAATTGCCTCCCTTCTTGCTCTGTTTCTTTTAGTTTTCGATAAAACTTCTGAATTACAAGCAATAAACAATGTTTTCAATTTAGCTGTTCCAAACTTTATCGTTGATAATATGAAAGAATACTCTCCTGAAATAGACAATATTTGCAAAACTGAAAATATTTCTGATGTTTACAAAAAGATATCCTCAAAGTTGGGAATTTCTTCTATAAAAAATTTGTACGAAACTATTTATGAATATTTATTAGAAACTGAGGAAACTAATCTATGCTGGATCCTTAAATTTTATTCTTTTTTAATAGAATGTGGGATTTCAAAAGAAAACATAGAAAAAGTTATCAAAAAACTGTATACACCATCACTTATTTCTTCGTGCGACATAAGACTTGAAGATGCAAACATAAAGTTATGGTGTTATTTATTTGAATTAAGCAATAGAGATAAAACAATTTTTGAAAAATTTGAGAATGAATTAAATTCTAAACCAGAGTTTTATGAAACCACATTATTTACTAATTCATTTTTTTATGAATGCTGCGTAAAAAACAGAATAGAACTAAATAAAGGCCTTCATAAATATATATTTAATGGGCTCATAAACAATCTCGAAAAATTTAAGAATATAAGAATAATAACTGATTTTCTTTTGATTCAAAATGATTTATTTCTTAAACCGTTTTTGGAAACTTTCAAATATTATATTACAAGGAAAGCTCGCGAAACAGAAGATAATAGAGGAGTTGCAGAAGAGATCAACTCAATATTTGAAAAATTCAATGAGTTTTCTCACAAGCTCAAACAACAAAGACCAAAAATATTTAAAGAAGTATTTAAAAAACCAAGTGAGCAAGATTTCGTTGAGGCACTTGAAGGCTTAGCTCCAGAACTTCCAAAAGCAATAAAAGAATTTGTTAAACTTCTTTAA
- a CDS encoding helix-turn-helix domain-containing protein, producing MSKLKQLIDNDELERFELKASNEEEEFENFLIKLISQVVKLRVEKGLSQKDLAKKIGTKQSAISRFESFSSNPTLKFLFKVLKALDAEFEIKSKEQVQNIFDIVVDKNSDLDKYQIDSINKIWERVS from the coding sequence ATGAGTAAATTGAAACAATTAATTGATAATGACGAATTAGAAAGATTTGAATTGAAAGCTTCTAATGAAGAAGAAGAATTTGAAAATTTTCTTATTAAACTAATTTCTCAAGTAGTGAAATTGAGGGTAGAAAAAGGGCTTTCTCAAAAAGATTTAGCAAAAAAGATCGGAACAAAACAAAGTGCTATTTCAAGGTTTGAAAGTTTTAGTTCTAATCCTACTCTTAAATTTCTTTTTAAAGTTTTAAAGGCTTTAGATGCTGAATTTGAAATAAAATCCAAAGAACAAGTTCAAAACATCTTTGATATTGTTGTTGATAAAAATAGCGATTTAGATAAATATCAAATAGATTCTATTAATAAAATTTGGGAGAGAGTATCATGA
- a CDS encoding DUF4209 domain-containing protein: MNNFSNLESLYKYLEENAMNYENPQQIGNLFLKLRDLKLKENKTKEAKKVQWEVDFFSFILEEGKAEPMFIGTNKRGEIIEYPTFNRFIEETYEYLINRLSSTSNPMLKARYSHILWCSPKKHTKYAKIAVDSYLELVKIYEEKDIKEPQKHYGLYVLNAIKNAYFIGAQVNYKIEELKEETKRLISTFNFESSSSFVLRFNLIKLMLDDKKRFKQYDFVGLEKICCKITESLKKSGNMYGAIRMLELGKRVSQKLGKKTNSWEKKIAESYEILMNKAELVENKIAALTFCLEALEYYKQLKDESKINQLEKKYLELKNTIKFAELATTINLTEHIKSCKQIAEKVTQKEPEEIIKFLMCNKEILPKYEDIAKVVKNYSEEFVLQNLISKEIIDQNGHPAQLFSNDEEREYFYILQLYDLQLKIEKIYLINEILFSAIKKSKLSTKILLEFFSKYSWFGKTITNKVANQTIEYNWLSLIAPALNEYFLQMQYFFVNPDCLPNLVLSIDSLTLKFEGLIRDICQFFGEPTYYKVKGKNIVREKDIHALLHEDVIKELFDKDDLLFFKFLLVEKAGYNLRHKVAHSLMLFPEYSIFYMHLLIIALLRIGKYDFVKKEDTNLCDNE, from the coding sequence GTGAACAACTTTAGTAACTTAGAATCATTATATAAATATTTAGAAGAAAATGCTATGAATTATGAAAATCCCCAACAAATTGGAAACTTATTTCTAAAACTAAGAGATTTAAAGTTAAAAGAAAATAAAACTAAAGAAGCTAAAAAAGTCCAATGGGAAGTAGACTTTTTTAGTTTTATACTTGAAGAGGGAAAAGCCGAACCAATGTTTATTGGAACTAATAAAAGAGGAGAGATTATTGAGTATCCTACTTTTAATAGATTTATAGAAGAAACGTATGAATATCTTATTAACAGATTAAGTAGCACCTCTAATCCCATGCTTAAAGCCCGATATTCGCATATCCTTTGGTGTTCTCCAAAAAAACATACAAAATATGCAAAAATAGCCGTAGATTCTTATTTAGAGCTTGTCAAAATTTACGAAGAAAAAGATATAAAAGAACCTCAGAAACATTATGGTTTATATGTTCTCAACGCAATTAAAAATGCTTACTTTATTGGTGCTCAAGTGAATTATAAAATTGAAGAGCTCAAAGAAGAGACTAAAAGGTTAATAAGCACATTCAATTTTGAAAGCAGTTCTTCATTTGTATTAAGGTTTAATCTCATTAAACTGATGTTGGATGACAAAAAGAGATTTAAACAATATGATTTTGTTGGTCTTGAAAAAATATGTTGTAAAATAACAGAAAGCCTAAAAAAGTCGGGAAATATGTATGGAGCAATTAGAATGCTTGAGTTAGGAAAAAGAGTTTCTCAAAAACTTGGAAAAAAGACGAACAGTTGGGAGAAAAAAATAGCAGAATCTTATGAAATTCTTATGAATAAAGCAGAATTAGTTGAAAATAAAATAGCTGCTCTAACTTTTTGCTTGGAAGCTTTAGAATATTATAAACAACTCAAAGATGAAAGTAAAATTAATCAGTTAGAAAAGAAATATCTTGAATTAAAAAACACAATTAAATTTGCTGAATTGGCAACGACTATAAATTTAACGGAACATATAAAAAGTTGTAAGCAAATAGCTGAAAAAGTCACTCAAAAGGAACCTGAAGAAATTATAAAATTCTTAATGTGTAATAAAGAGATTCTTCCAAAGTATGAAGACATAGCCAAGGTTGTTAAAAACTACAGTGAAGAATTTGTTTTACAAAATTTAATTTCAAAAGAGATAATTGATCAAAATGGGCATCCTGCTCAACTGTTTTCTAACGATGAAGAAAGAGAATATTTTTATATTCTTCAATTATACGATTTACAACTAAAAATAGAAAAAATTTATTTAATAAATGAAATTCTTTTTTCTGCTATTAAAAAAAGCAAACTATCTACTAAAATTTTATTAGAGTTTTTTAGCAAATATTCCTGGTTTGGTAAAACTATCACCAACAAAGTAGCAAATCAAACAATAGAATACAATTGGTTGAGTTTGATAGCTCCTGCTCTTAATGAGTATTTTCTTCAGATGCAATATTTTTTTGTTAATCCTGATTGTTTACCAAATTTAGTCCTCAGTATTGATTCACTTACTCTTAAATTTGAAGGGTTAATTAGAGATATTTGTCAATTTTTCGGTGAACCAACATATTACAAAGTCAAAGGTAAGAATATTGTAAGGGAAAAAGATATACATGCACTTCTGCATGAAGATGTTATTAAAGAACTTTTTGATAAAGATGATCTATTATTTTTTAAATTTTTACTTGTAGAAAAAGCGGGTTACAATTTGAGACATAAAGTCGCTCATTCGCTCATGTTATTTCCAGAATATAGCATTTTTTATATGCATCTATTAATTATAGCACTGCTAAGGATTGGTAAATATGATTTTGTCAAAAAAGAAGATACTAATTTATGTGATAATGAATGA